From Microcystis aeruginosa NIES-2549, a single genomic window includes:
- a CDS encoding translocation/assembly module TamB domain-containing protein has product MSNSPGDPSPRPHLFLSIGRFLRRPSTLIVGGITLLGITSLGYFTTRYLVYERLTPILDNIFSEMLHRPVRVGKIEGFYFNRIRMGKSEIPATANSADSLSIDAIELELNPLPLLLGLPLPVDVKLINPSIYLDQDRNGQWLDNLEKIASNLDREAPIKLNLGFQVEKGAITIQPYALKKPIEIKADGQGRFIDNQEQPLSYDFSAEILKSQVKIQGETALKTGESQTNFQIDSLNLSELLTLIPEGNFRLNQGQVNANIALNIPSWAKLNQSQGNGNFQVREVGGKFQPFQYPIKLTTKLNLQGDKVLVEQAIASIGKIKTEVKGEVNWQTGYHLKVALESVDLQQLLRIIYLQSPLDLRGEAKSTFQVTGKLDQPLIKGTVSNSKPIIFEKITIQSITSNFQTNLNSLNLDKIQIKPVAGGEIKGEGKLQLNILQSLQKNQPLDGTKMPINLNLKAHFPTKKIISQLATIPAQINISDLQANIKARGSLGLPQLLINWQIPRVNQSGLVNVAGEGKVFLGGNKINLTDTVIKTNGGRIQINGNGDFTSKLVQAKITGNNFLLTPFLPIVCQYVDSICPYLETLEPLNLETANIQFSGKIDQLNVNSLNGIANLEISGKQGTILVNSQVLQGNLQANAFLAGLPINSLLPNLPTQVKLLRSQINLQGYLGELLNNKNNIFSSWQGQGNIQLLVDNNPLIATAKLNRGFLTGTVNTGGISLNPLVENLTVPVSLGRTKINFTGRINSLISGTLTDLQTWRGEGDIQLFVNSQSLRTIAQLEQGILSGIVNTAGINLNPFLPKINIPISLGKTQVNFTGAINNLLAGKIPNFSTVNARVNTRLIVDNNPINTAIQLNNGIFNIFSSLESFQTNIPLALNIDQGSFQAAGNAQTIFDSLLEKRLNLSSVKAVFNSRINVAKGEIKAKAQLNNNLWQSDIIAANLDPAAVLGQLPGIKSISIPNLDFRANLAGNIQEIWQGVTPIQVNNLSAQWGENNFDVRGNILLANLISQPDIAEVNLNLQAKTDFSTVPLTQIISLLPIDSNLKPRESTLTGIGEFQGKITGKNLLTAWQKVGNIEIKGDINLANFSINDRPFEPILKGSMQAGIGQNISLNLRGNQDIIDLTFDPCQQKNCLLPYLPLAINIRQAFGNKTPFLATAKRSGENLNVQIADFPLEILKISAAAAYNVPGIIAGQVNANLDINLFNLQGQGQLEINQPSLGNLIGKKLTAKLLYRDSIVQLQAGSLQAGASQYNLQGLFNWQTQAIEAKLRVDQGYIQDLLSVASIYDLTSLINLFSSENNQTIQLSPLEVGNPEASLAQQVNLRAKIEEIIQQLAQERGVVGIPSELDFRGRYQANIALTGTLKNPDLSVQFQGNRWEWRPQRPTVNIVNPLGIVTTDTQLIPIDEVTINLTLNRQLLRIEPIRLKSRDSSVFLAGDFSLNKVEGTFAVENLSLDLLRNFVQFPLDVSGSLKTQGQITGTLLNPRLQGNFAFIDGAINAQNINQDIIGLFTYNQYRFDLRTTSSESIQLYASIPYPPLPGDDQLKIQAKLGTDALKLIEAISQNTIEWVNGEGEVVLSATGRLDIKEGLKIKDLEANGIVTLDNAAIRSVTFPEILTVNGRIGLTPESLTVQELEGSIADRQISVVGVLPFFQAIKNNPHPLTVNIQEGDIAINGLYRGLIAGNAMVTGTIQQPIIGGNLRLSRGKVFLPRTAEVNQETDKPVSRWLQPLNIPQTTNITPVLNNFQVSLAGLSIEQEPLYQFDFSGALTLNGSLTPLEKLQTNGVINLDRGRVSYIDTRFLLNRRNQNVIVFDSSRGLGLFNPFVDIQLRTILSEFSQSRDFAISRPGGDFPSNEIPDDSLNRIQRIDVTLSVEGELNRLLPNLGRNINEVCQIRPDSPPFPLEENYTDAELQKAANCLQALAFAGGKDEGLLNTPLVKLTSTPPRSQGEIVRLLGEQLLSVFNGLQGKNTEQLIQFGVVQLAIPLLAQGFVYDVENAVSNAIGATDFNILPNLETVYRVNSQSFIRFSYDYNLNEFTVRYQTQF; this is encoded by the coding sequence AGTTTATCTATTGATGCGATCGAATTGGAATTAAATCCGCTGCCCTTACTTTTAGGTCTGCCGCTGCCAGTTGATGTCAAGTTAATTAATCCCAGTATTTATCTGGATCAGGATAGAAATGGTCAATGGCTCGATAATTTAGAAAAAATAGCTAGTAACTTAGATCGGGAGGCACCTATTAAGTTAAATCTGGGGTTTCAGGTGGAGAAGGGAGCTATTACTATCCAACCCTATGCCCTGAAAAAACCGATAGAAATTAAGGCCGATGGTCAAGGAAGATTTATTGATAATCAAGAGCAGCCTCTCAGTTACGATTTTAGCGCAGAAATCCTCAAAAGTCAAGTAAAAATACAAGGAGAAACGGCGTTAAAAACGGGTGAAAGTCAAACTAATTTTCAGATCGATAGTTTAAACTTAAGTGAACTATTAACTTTAATTCCTGAGGGCAATTTCCGATTAAATCAAGGTCAAGTAAATGCTAATATTGCTCTCAATATTCCCAGTTGGGCAAAGCTAAATCAAAGTCAAGGTAATGGCAATTTTCAGGTGAGGGAAGTAGGGGGAAAATTCCAACCTTTCCAGTATCCAATTAAGCTAACAACTAAGTTAAATTTACAGGGAGATAAAGTATTAGTTGAACAAGCGATCGCCAGTATTGGCAAGATTAAAACTGAGGTAAAGGGAGAAGTAAATTGGCAAACTGGTTATCATCTCAAGGTCGCTCTAGAATCGGTGGATTTACAACAGCTTTTAAGAATTATTTATCTGCAATCACCTCTAGATTTACGGGGAGAGGCAAAATCTACTTTTCAAGTGACGGGAAAATTAGATCAACCTCTAATTAAAGGAACCGTTAGCAACAGCAAACCGATTATTTTTGAGAAAATTACTATTCAATCAATAACCAGTAATTTTCAAACAAATCTCAATAGTCTTAATTTAGATAAAATTCAAATTAAACCCGTCGCAGGTGGAGAAATTAAAGGAGAAGGAAAATTACAGTTAAATATTCTGCAATCCTTGCAAAAAAATCAACCTCTTGACGGAACAAAAATGCCGATTAATTTAAATTTAAAAGCGCATTTTCCCACGAAAAAAATTATATCTCAATTGGCAACAATTCCCGCTCAAATTAATATAAGCGATCTGCAAGCTAACATCAAAGCTAGAGGTAGTTTAGGACTGCCTCAATTATTAATTAATTGGCAAATACCCAGGGTTAATCAGTCAGGATTAGTCAATGTTGCTGGGGAGGGCAAAGTATTTTTAGGTGGCAACAAAATAAATTTAACCGATACGGTAATTAAAACAAATGGCGGCAGAATACAGATTAATGGTAATGGTGATTTTACTAGCAAATTAGTCCAGGCAAAAATCACGGGTAATAATTTTTTATTGACTCCTTTTCTGCCTATCGTTTGTCAATATGTAGATAGTATTTGCCCCTACCTAGAAACCTTAGAGCCGTTAAATTTAGAGACAGCTAATATTCAATTTAGTGGCAAAATTGACCAACTTAATGTTAATAGTTTAAACGGAATTGCTAACTTAGAAATTAGCGGTAAACAAGGCACAATTTTAGTCAATAGTCAAGTATTGCAAGGAAATCTTCAGGCTAACGCTTTCTTAGCGGGATTGCCGATTAATTCCCTATTGCCTAACTTACCAACTCAGGTTAAACTATTGCGATCGCAGATTAATTTACAAGGTTATTTAGGGGAATTACTGAATAATAAAAATAATATTTTCAGCAGTTGGCAAGGTCAAGGTAATATACAGTTATTAGTAGATAATAATCCTTTAATTGCCACAGCCAAACTGAATCGAGGTTTTCTGACAGGAACAGTCAACACCGGGGGGATTAGTCTCAATCCTCTAGTGGAAAATTTAACAGTTCCCGTCAGTTTAGGCAGGACAAAAATTAACTTTACTGGTAGAATAAATTCTCTGATTAGTGGTACTTTAACAGATTTACAAACTTGGCGCGGAGAGGGAGATATACAGTTATTTGTCAATAGTCAATCCCTAAGAACGATAGCCCAACTGGAACAAGGTATTTTAAGCGGTATAGTTAATACGGCTGGGATTAACTTAAATCCGTTTTTACCCAAGATAAATATTCCTATTAGTCTAGGAAAAACCCAAGTCAATTTCACGGGTGCAATCAATAATTTACTAGCGGGAAAAATCCCTAATTTTTCCACCGTCAATGCTAGGGTAAATACTCGCTTAATAGTAGATAATAATCCGATCAATACTGCTATTCAATTAAACAACGGAATTTTTAATATTTTCAGTAGCTTAGAGAGTTTTCAGACTAATATTCCCCTAGCGTTGAATATTGATCAAGGGAGTTTTCAAGCAGCGGGAAATGCCCAAACTATTTTCGACTCCCTGCTAGAAAAACGACTCAACTTAAGCAGTGTCAAAGCAGTTTTCAACTCTCGTATTAATGTAGCTAAAGGAGAAATTAAAGCTAAGGCACAACTGAATAATAATTTATGGCAAAGTGATATTATTGCCGCTAATCTCGATCCCGCTGCCGTACTAGGGCAATTACCAGGAATAAAATCAATCTCGATTCCTAACTTAGATTTTAGGGCCAATTTAGCGGGAAACATTCAAGAAATTTGGCAGGGAGTAACACCAATTCAAGTTAATAATCTTTCGGCACAGTGGGGAGAAAATAACTTTGATGTGCGAGGAAATATTCTTTTAGCTAATCTTATCAGTCAACCCGATATCGCTGAGGTTAACTTAAATCTACAGGCAAAAACTGACTTTTCTACTGTACCGCTAACGCAGATTATATCGCTTTTACCGATTGATTCTAACCTAAAACCCAGAGAATCGACACTGACAGGGATCGGAGAATTTCAAGGAAAAATCACAGGAAAAAATCTCTTAACTGCGTGGCAAAAAGTGGGAAATATAGAAATCAAAGGAGATATAAATTTAGCTAACTTTAGCATTAATGATCGACCCTTTGAACCTATCTTAAAAGGAAGTATGCAAGCAGGAATCGGTCAAAATATTAGTTTAAATCTGCGGGGAAATCAGGACATTATTGACCTAACTTTCGATCCTTGTCAACAAAAGAATTGTCTGCTGCCCTATCTTCCCTTAGCGATAAATATTCGCCAAGCTTTCGGAAATAAAACTCCTTTTCTAGCAACAGCTAAACGAAGCGGAGAAAATTTAAATGTTCAGATTGCCGATTTTCCCCTAGAAATCCTGAAAATATCTGCCGCGGCAGCCTACAATGTTCCGGGGATTATTGCTGGACAAGTGAATGCTAATCTAGACATCAATTTATTTAACTTACAGGGACAGGGACAACTAGAGATTAATCAACCTAGTTTAGGTAACTTAATCGGGAAAAAATTAACGGCAAAGTTGCTTTATCGGGATTCCATAGTTCAACTGCAAGCGGGGAGTTTACAAGCGGGTGCAAGTCAATATAATCTGCAAGGTTTATTTAATTGGCAAACCCAAGCAATAGAAGCTAAACTGAGGGTAGATCAAGGTTATATTCAAGATTTATTATCGGTTGCTAGTATCTATGATTTAACCAGTTTAATCAACCTTTTCTCCTCCGAGAATAACCAGACTATTCAACTTAGTCCCCTAGAAGTAGGTAATCCCGAAGCTTCCCTAGCACAACAGGTAAATTTGCGGGCAAAAATTGAAGAAATAATCCAGCAATTAGCACAGGAAAGAGGGGTAGTCGGGATACCTTCCGAACTAGATTTTCGCGGCCGTTATCAAGCAAATATAGCCTTAACTGGGACTTTAAAAAATCCCGATCTTAGCGTACAATTTCAGGGCAATCGATGGGAATGGCGACCCCAAAGACCGACAGTAAATATTGTTAACCCTCTGGGAATTGTCACCACCGATACCCAGTTAATTCCGATTGATGAAGTAACAATTAATCTTACCTTAAATCGTCAGTTGCTCAGGATAGAACCGATTAGATTAAAGTCACGAGATTCTTCCGTATTCTTAGCGGGTGATTTTTCCCTAAACAAAGTAGAGGGAACTTTTGCCGTGGAAAATCTTTCTCTCGATCTCTTGAGAAATTTTGTGCAGTTTCCCTTGGATGTATCCGGTAGTCTAAAAACTCAAGGACAAATTACAGGAACTTTATTAAATCCTCGTCTTCAGGGTAACTTTGCCTTTATTGATGGTGCAATTAATGCCCAAAATATTAATCAAGATATAATTGGTTTATTTACCTATAATCAGTATCGTTTTGATTTGCGGACAACCTCCTCCGAATCAATCCAACTCTATGCCAGCATTCCCTATCCTCCCTTACCCGGTGATGATCAATTAAAAATCCAAGCAAAATTGGGAACCGATGCACTCAAATTAATTGAAGCTATCAGTCAAAACACCATCGAATGGGTTAACGGTGAGGGAGAGGTAGTTCTTTCAGCGACGGGAAGATTAGATATAAAAGAGGGTTTAAAAATCAAAGATTTAGAAGCAAATGGTATAGTTACTCTCGATAATGCCGCTATCCGTAGTGTTACTTTTCCAGAGATTTTAACCGTAAATGGCCGCATTGGGTTAACCCCTGAAAGCTTAACAGTACAGGAATTAGAAGGCTCGATCGCTGACAGACAAATTTCTGTAGTGGGAGTTTTACCTTTCTTTCAAGCCATCAAAAATAATCCTCATCCCTTAACAGTTAATATTCAAGAGGGAGATATAGCAATTAATGGTCTTTATCGGGGATTAATTGCTGGGAATGCCATGGTAACGGGAACAATTCAGCAACCAATTATCGGGGGAAATTTGCGTCTTTCTCGCGGTAAAGTTTTTCTTCCTCGCACAGCAGAAGTTAATCAAGAAACGGATAAACCAGTGAGTCGCTGGCTGCAGCCTCTCAACATTCCTCAGACGACTAATATTACTCCGGTTTTAAATAATTTTCAAGTGTCTTTAGCGGGATTATCAATCGAACAAGAACCTTTGTATCAATTTGATTTTAGTGGTGCTTTAACCTTGAACGGTTCCCTCACACCACTGGAGAAATTACAAACTAATGGAGTAATTAATCTCGATCGAGGACGGGTTAGTTACATCGATACTCGTTTTCTTCTTAACCGACGTAATCAAAATGTTATTGTTTTCGATTCTAGTCGTGGGTTGGGACTTTTTAATCCCTTTGTTGATATTCAACTGCGAACAATTCTCAGCGAATTTTCTCAATCTCGTGATTTTGCAATCTCCCGTCCGGGGGGGGATTTTCCTAGTAATGAAATTCCCGATGATAGCCTCAATCGCATTCAAAGGATCGATGTCACTCTCAGCGTTGAAGGGGAATTAAACCGCTTGCTACCAAATTTAGGTCGTAATATCAATGAAGTGTGCCAAATTCGTCCCGATAGTCCACCTTTTCCCCTAGAGGAAAACTATACAGATGCAGAATTACAAAAAGCCGCTAATTGTCTACAAGCATTGGCTTTTGCTGGGGGTAAAGATGAGGGATTGCTTAATACTCCCCTAGTTAAATTAACCAGCACTCCCCCCCGCAGCCAAGGAGAAATTGTTCGACTTTTGGGGGAACAATTGCTGTCGGTTTTTAATGGTTTACAGGGGAAAAATACGGAACAATTAATTCAGTTTGGAGTGGTTCAGTTGGCGATTCCCCTCTTAGCCCAAGGATTCGTGTATGATGTGGAGAATGCGGTTAGTAATGCGATCGGGGCAACGGATTTTAATATTCTTCCCAATTTGGAAACCGTCTATCGAGTTAATTCCCAGTCTTTTATCCGCTTCTCCTACGATTATAATTTGAATGAGTTTACCGTCCGCTATCAAACTCAATTTTAA
- a CDS encoding GNAT family N-acetyltransferase: protein MIIREAKETDLPTIIDIYNAAVPTRKATADLKPISLESRREWFKKHDPEQYPIWVIALEGRVVGWLSLQMFYGRVAYQKTAEVSLYIAPDYQGRGIGKLLVEYALNCCPKLGISNLICIIFAHNQASIRLFEKFGFQRWGYLPQIAELDDFLADVVILGKKIA from the coding sequence ATGATTATTCGCGAGGCTAAAGAGACAGATTTACCAACAATTATCGATATCTATAATGCTGCTGTTCCCACTCGCAAGGCAACCGCAGATTTAAAGCCTATTTCCCTCGAAAGTCGGCGAGAATGGTTTAAAAAGCACGATCCTGAACAGTATCCCATCTGGGTAATAGCACTCGAAGGTCGGGTGGTGGGTTGGCTGAGTTTACAGATGTTTTATGGTCGTGTCGCTTACCAAAAAACGGCAGAGGTTAGTTTATATATTGCCCCCGATTATCAAGGTCGTGGCATCGGTAAATTATTAGTAGAATATGCTCTGAATTGCTGTCCAAAATTGGGTATATCTAATCTTATCTGTATTATTTTTGCCCACAATCAAGCCAGTATTCGTCTCTTTGAAAAATTCGGCTTTCAACGATGGGGTTATTTACCTCAAATTGCCGAACTAGACGATTTTCTGGCTGATGTGGTCATTTTAGGGAAAAAAATCGCTTAA